A genomic segment from Klebsiella africana encodes:
- a CDS encoding DUF1435 domain-containing protein, with protein MLQRALGSGWGVVIPGALIVALGYAGVSADVWRLLVAAGMLMSAAMIWHRQLRHFILLPSCVALISGIMLMLLDIKLRG; from the coding sequence ATGCTGCAGCGAGCATTAGGAAGCGGCTGGGGAGTGGTGATTCCCGGCGCGCTGATTGTCGCTCTCGGGTATGCCGGGGTATCGGCTGACGTATGGCGGTTGCTGGTCGCGGCGGGCATGCTGATGTCTGCGGCAATGATATGGCATCGTCAACTGCGCCATTTTATTCTGCTACCATCGTGCGTCGCACTGATTAGTGGAATCATGCTGATGTTGCTGGATATCAAACTGAGGGGATGA